Proteins encoded within one genomic window of Komagataella phaffii GS115 chromosome 3, complete sequence:
- a CDS encoding GTP/GDP exchange factor for Rsr1p (Bud1p) required for both axial and bipolar budding patterns, protein MDRESLMTTIQEENSGVEFSFEKVTPVIKSSGKLLSPLNLVNYSEPSPAKSIDSMGFKHITPLNILSAEHDKEHKKALKEIEINKSGDRLSEIPGSFPYQSVDEITNENAAVVANELDRLKLKTNKKNSSGSGQQLGQDVSYGKYRQSVASSLFFTASSGSSRASYSQNNSYANDLEGFDDDSTRHNVTETLHSRDHSDASSSAFSYLKAAEIITVSNQSFPSNPSASDGSKRHNRSDSSPSHSSSNDDDYGFFDNGLMEPSHVFNGNMSSPMATTPLVGTFNIDSDETPRINQVNSPPPVKPNDRSTTDTFEPKGLNFRNTAVSTTSSWYPPNSNTNAHRNTQDTINEKLNETDSDDADASSNHESSHSFHPSDEDQMRNSRMSLQLSSQETNDLTKRENSSSQMNKIVSNHSSQQPELVDDDYTYSSLYVVAIHKFDASTLQSGNDSSICLSFDKGDLVFTYLVDKSGWGEVILLNTLKRGWVPMNYFKPAIPESIPEQAKSLSPNAYLAFSKKPLARLFVASAKFLLEPTVKPIYSSTSKEIKGYSFDNGSINGIRDGVRRLLEDTNCISRTTDVVKSKPIIRKVRKSLLRDWYNLMVKAQQYRNTIDITKIEILQLMVYQVVRKAIAFLEIWGLESESIASEPVKVEKINQALRSETMTASEGALPCLSESPFAKDRLQTIYKYSISYLSLIMGRLDIIENNYVGCKYLENLTHQIINLMKELLLIGKTCQEKLTDYSNHRSQLVKLDNSLDTILSHISELVTSVKVFISRTMNQLASQGKKQLMDNYNQTNGIKNLDNDENYYYTIEGGKIIKTCSKMVVKIGEATATLKGLLDITNDFQLPGEKQHIDFDSAKVDASAFIKACSESLMKNNQISAKVQKHVQSNRSVSARNVQDNRKSKRFSMFKSGVPGGFDLKPEALDSLSNFLPDVTPSSPFISNDEEFTKFQHANENSTSDELKGYEYRSDLNKFHDIYAGVESEIVRSNEDGTILGASFRALVYMLTNEATPPNYFFISVFFLTFRIFSTSNDLLEELVIRFDIDDKQLKNESKMESVDRTTADTLTLKSKLTSRRRLICKTFRLWMESYWKHSSDYPLLATLINFFNEGISEYLPLEAMKLLEIASNLMSDPPVENDKDRFEYYNSIANTKQLVKRKIIDTREARGFSGLSFLSSGIEDEVNELERIETTSSISSRLSQKSFALPSSRSLVTLGSLLSDQDNSKIRALCLGYRRMLQGHWQANTYNDAISKQFPTIETDQQIEMWWKICQERWKLPETPLTLLNFNINELAKQLTLLESRLFCSIKVEELLNQNFTAKKLDLNLSPNIHRSVLFTNCLSEYVLDSILTPSLSSKQRSGVFKQWLKVGASCLELRNYNSLAAIMTSLQSFLLTRINELIPSLSTKNKELYDYLITIIHPEKNYSVYRGKLRAFLESSSSKIPIVPYLSLFLQDLTFVVDGNPNYRKSTSKLLPQKLINVDKYYKVTSIVSNLEELQVPYPDIPPEHSNMDNLFNKLQGQVVGRRFSVFSRTSKASGIALSENALKYGMTGILEFQELILLEIWKIKQLNLSDEDRAWKMSCKIQPRGD, encoded by the exons ATGGACAGAGAGTCCTTGATGACCACGATCCAAGAGGAGAACTCGGGTGTGGAGTTTAGTTTTGAGAAAG TGACACCTGTTATAAAATCATCAGGAAAGTTGCTGAGTCCCTTGAATCTAGTAAATTATTCGGAGCCAAGTCCTGCAAAGTCAATAGACTCAATGGGATTTAAGCATATCACTCCTTTGAATATTCTTTCTGCAGAACACGATAAAGAACATAAGAAGGCTCTCAAAGAGATAGAAATTAATAAGAGTGGTGACAGACTTTCTGAAATACCCGGTTCGTTTCCATATCAGTCCGTTGATGAAATTACTAACGAGAATGCAGCAGTGGTTGCAAATGAGTTGGATAggttgaaactgaaaaccaacaaaaagaattcAAGTGGAAGCGGCCAGCAATTGGGTCAGGATGTTTCCTACGGAAAGTACAGACAAAGCGTGGCTTCCTCCTTATTTTTCACTGCTTCTTCTGGGTCTTCTAGAGCGTCATACTCTCAAAACAATTCCTATGCAAATGATCTCGAAGgatttgatgatgactcAACGAGACATAATGTGACTGAGACTCTTCATTCTAGAGATCATAGTGATGCGTCAAGCTCAGCTTTTTCTTATTTGAAGGCAGCCGAAATTATCACTGTTTCGAACCAATCCTTCCCTTCCAACCCTTCCGCCTCTGATGGGTCCAAGCGTCATAATAGATCAGACAGTTCACCTAGTCATTCTTCAAgtaatgatgatgactaCGGCTTTTTTGACAACGGACTAATGGAACCATCCCACGTCTTTAATGGAAATATGTCTAGCCCTATGGCAACAACCCCTTTAGTCGGAACATTCAACATAGACAGTGATGAGACTCCAAGAATCAATCAAGTAAATTCACCACCTCCTGTAAAGCCAAACGATCGTTCGACTACTGATACCTTTGAACCTAAAGGTTTGAATTTTCGAAATACAGCTGTTTCAACTACTTCAAGTTGGTACCCTCCAAATTCCAATACTAACGCACACAGAAACACCCAGGATACTATAAATGAAAAACTAAACGAAActgattctgatgatgcGGATGCATCCTCAAATCATGAAAGCTCACATAGCTTTCACCCTAGTGACGAAGACCAGATGCGcaattcaagaatgagTCTTCAACTTTCAAGCCAGGAAACTAACGATTTGACAAAGAGAGAGAATTCTTCCAGTCAAATGAACAAGATTGTGAGCAATCACTCTTCTCAACAGCCTGAGCTTGTAGATGATGATTACACTTATTCTTCATTATATGTTGTTGCGATTCATAAATTTGATGCCTCAACACTACAATCAGGTAATGACTCGTCAATTTGCCTCTCCTTTGACAAAGGAGATTTGGTGTTTACCTATCTGGTAGATAAAAGTGGCTGGGGTGAAGTCATATTACTGAATACTTTAAAGAGAGGTTGGGTTCCAATGAATTACTTCAAACCTGCAATACCGGAAAGCATACCTGAGCAAGCCAAGAGTCTTTCCCCCAATGCCTACCTtgcattttcaaaaaagcCATTGGCCAGATTGTTTGTGGCAAGTGCAAAGTTTTTACTAGAGCCTACCGTAAAGCCCATTTACTCGTCAACTAGCAAAGAAATAAAGGGGTATTCGTTTGATAATGGTTCCATAAATGGAATAAGAGATGGTGTCCGCAGGTTATTAGAAGATACGAATTGTATCTCGAGGACAACGGACGTTGTGAAAAGCAAGCCAATCATTCGAAAGGTTCGTAAGAGTTTGTTGCGTGATTGGTACAACCTTATGGTAAAAGCTCAACAATATAGAAACACCATTGATATtaccaaaattgaaattcTGCAATTAATGGTCTATCAAGTAGTACGCAAGGCCATCGCTTTTTTGGAGATCTGGGGTTTGGAATCTGAATCTATTGCTTCTGAACCTGTTAAAgtggaaaagatcaatcAGGCCCTTCGATCTGAGACCATGACAGCTAGCGAAGGAGCATTGCCGTGTTTATCTGAATCACCATTTGCCAAGGACAGATTACAGACGATATACAAGTATAGCATATCTTACCTATCATTAATCATGGGCCGTTTAGACATAATTGAAAATAATTATGTTGGATGCAAGTACCTCGAGAATTTGACTcatcaaatcatcaatttAATGAAGGAGTTATTGCTCATTGGAAAAACGTGTCAGGAGAAGCTTACAGATTACAGTAACCACCGAAGTCAACTTGTCAAACTTGACAACTCATTAGATACAATTCTGTCACATATCAGTGAACTTGTAACTTCCGTTAAAGTGTTCATCTCAAGAACAATGAATCAGCTAGCTTCCCAAGGAAAGAAACAATTAATGGACAATTACAATCAAACGAATGGAATAAAGAATCTCGACAATGATGAGAACTACTATTATACTATTGAAGGCGGCAAGATCATTAAAACCTGTAGTAAGATGGTTGTAAAAATAGGTGAAGCAACAGCCACATTGAAGGGTCTCCTAGATATCACAAACGATTTCCAGTTACCTGGTGAGAAACAACATATCGATTTTGATTCGGCAAAAGTCGATGCTTCAGCCTTTATCAAGGCATGTTCTGAgagtttgatgaagaataaCCAAATTAGCGCCAAAGTGCAAAAACATGTTCAATCTAATAGGTCAGTTTCTGCCAGAAATGTACAAGACAACCGAAAGTCAAAAAGATTTTCAATGTTTAAAAGTGGAGTTCCTGGAGGATTTGACTTGAAACCGGAAGCATTGGACTCTTTGTCAAACTTTCTGCCTGATGTCACACCTTCATCTCCGTTCATTTCgaatgatgaagagttcaCAAAGTTTCAACACGCAAATGAGAATTCAACTAGTGATGAGCTTAAAGGTTACGAGTATCGTAGTGATCTTAACAAGTTTCATGACATATATGCTGGAGTGGAATCAGAGATTGTCAGAAGCAATGAAGACGGTACAATTCTTGGTGCATCATTCAGGGCTCTTGTTTACATGCTCACAAACGAAGCAACACCTCCAAACTATTTCTTTATATCGGTGTTTTTTCTAACATTTAGAATTTTTTCCACTAGTAACGATCTCCTGGAAGAATTAGTAATCAGGTTTGATATTGACGACAAgcagttgaagaatgaGTCCAAGATGGAATCAGTGGATCGAACCACAGCCGATACTCTCACATTAAAATCAAAACTTACTTCTAGAAGAAGGTTGATTTGTAAAACGTTTCGATTATGGATGGAGAGTTATTGGAAACATAGTTCTGATTATCCTCTTCTTGCAACTCTCattaattttttcaatgaaggtATAAGTGAATACTTGCCTCTTGAGGCTATGAAATTGCTGGAGATCGCTTCTAATCTGATGAGCGATCCTCCAGTTGAGAATGACAAGGACCGCTTCGAATACTACAACAGTATCGCTAATACCAAGCAATTGGTCAAACGAAAAATTATCGATACTCGTGAAGCTAGAGGCTTCTCTGGCTTGTCTTTTTTGTCATCAGGCATCGAAGATGAAGTAAACgaattggaaagaatcGAAACCACTAGTTCCATCTCTTCAAGATTATCTCAAAAATCCTTTGCCTTGCCCTCATCCAGGAGCTTAGTTACGTTAGGCTCCTTACTATCCGACCAAGATAACTCTAAGATTCGTGCATTATGTCTGGGTTATAGAAGAATGTTACAAGGACATTGGCAGGCCAATACATACAACGATGCGATTAGCAAACAGTTTCCAACAATCGAAACAGAccaacaaattgaaatGTGGTGGAAAATCTGCCAAGAAAGGTGGAAACTTCCAGAGACACCTCTTACTCTATTAAACTTTAATATTAATGAACTGGCCAAGCAGTTGACACTTCTTGAAAGTCGGTTATTTTGTTCAattaaagttgaagaactgCTGAATCAAAACTTTACTGCCAAGAAACTGGACCTTAATCTCTCTCCTAATATTCATAGATCAGTTTTGTTCACCAATTGTCTTTCAGAATATGTGCTAGACAGTATACTAACACCAAGTCTCAGCTCAAAACAAAGATCGGGTGTATTCAAACAATGGTTAAAGGTTGGAGCATCTTGTCTCGAGCTGAGAAATTATAATTCACTGGCTGCTATCATGACTTCCTTACAAAGCTTTTTACTAACGAGAATTAATGAACTGATTCCCTCGTTGTCTACTAAGAACAAGGAGTTATACGACTATCTTATCACAATAATCCACCCTGAAAAGAATTACTCCGTTTATAGAGGAAAACTCAGGGCATTTTTGGAGTCCTCATCCTCCAAGATTCCAATCGTACCCTACCTGAGTTTGTTTTTGCAGGATTTAACATTTGTGGTGGATGGTAATCCAAACTACAGAAAGTCAACTAGTAAGCTACTTCctcaaaagttgatcaatgTGGACAAGTACTACAAGGTAACGTCCATAGTATCTAACTTAGAAGAGTTACAAGTTCCGTACCCAGACATTCCACCTGAACACTCTAATATGGATAACTTATTCAACAAACTGCAGGGTCAGGTTGTAGGAAGAAGGTTTTCTGTGTTCTCCCGAACTAGTAAAGCTAGTGGTATTGCACTAAGTGAGAATGCTCTCAAGTATGGAATGACTGGAATTCTTGAGTTCCAAGAGCTTATACTGTTagagatttggaaaataaaGCAGTTAAACCTTTCTGACGAAGACAGAGCTTGGAAGATGAGCTGCAAGATTCAGCCCAGAGGTGACTGA